A DNA window from Bacteroides cellulosilyticus contains the following coding sequences:
- a CDS encoding DUF4469 domain-containing protein: MLRGTLDVHDLALILEERSRGIYRAADTELIVNQLMSVARDALVDGYALNTPMGRLTPVVRGMWNFNRINPAARAQNQASLSYALSTELKKVFEDPLFHVENSLQQGPFIFDIRDMESGTHNERLTPGGYVFLKGRLLLMNGDSPLRGVELLDAETEEVIHHFPAAELGSMNTRSRLFFRLPKDLPDGTYRLAVSSQCCTKPTPLKEPVRWVDHKVLRVGEEPAEEEDAVR; the protein is encoded by the coding sequence GTGCTGCGGGGCACACTCGATGTGCACGACCTGGCACTTATCCTCGAAGAGCGCAGCCGGGGCATCTACCGTGCCGCCGACACCGAACTGATTGTAAACCAACTCATGTCCGTTGCCCGCGACGCGCTTGTAGACGGCTATGCCTTGAACACGCCTATGGGACGGCTCACCCCCGTCGTGCGTGGTATGTGGAATTTCAACCGTATCAACCCTGCCGCCCGCGCACAGAACCAGGCATCGCTCTCTTACGCCTTGAGCACCGAACTGAAAAAAGTATTCGAAGACCCTCTCTTCCACGTAGAAAACTCCCTTCAACAAGGCCCCTTCATCTTCGATATACGCGATATGGAGAGCGGCACGCACAATGAACGCCTCACTCCCGGAGGTTACGTCTTTCTCAAAGGACGCCTGCTGCTGATGAACGGTGATTCGCCCCTGCGCGGAGTGGAACTGCTGGATGCGGAAACTGAAGAAGTGATACACCATTTCCCTGCCGCAGAGCTGGGGAGTATGAACACCCGTTCGCGCCTTTTCTTCCGTCTGCCCAAAGATTTGCCCGATGGAACCTATCGCCTGGCCGTCAGTTCGCAGTGCTGCACCAAACCTACACCGCTGAAAGAACCGGTGCGGTGGGTGGACCATAAAGTGCTTAGGGTGGGCGAGGAGCCGGCAGAAGAGGAAGATGCTGTAAGATAG
- the ccsB gene encoding c-type cytochrome biogenesis protein CcsB, whose product MKKVSSSLKAMFTSWKITLILLVHYVILLAAATFVEKAQGTAMAREIIYNNPLFYLLQFLLVLNFCATAWQARLWSRRKYGVLLLHISFIVILLGALVTNMFGFEGIVHIREGETVSHMRTTEDQRPLPFSIRLDDFKLVRYPGSHSPSSFESFLTIHTEEGERSEHIYMNKVIYEQGYRLYQSSYDADEQGTVLTVNNDTAGTGITYAGYLLLLAGMLLTLADKKSRFRQLAKQLKQVTPLLLLAFLPTLSFAQKAETEHLLKNTIPAEQAEQWGRMQIQCPTGRIEPVDTYTDKLLRKIYRSDTFEGLSSEQVIIGFLMNPSYWGNIPFIRQTNKELPQAYALPEGKYIRFFDVFSEDGSYLISDAVDKAYSRPAAERSRLEKDLLKLDEKINILYSLQQGKMFALFPLPGDTSGKWYSPGDDLSVYSGKDSLFVSKIMPWYLGEAFDALRTGTWESAGEVLSMMNVYQQKQSATPLLTEKQVSWELFYNKARLFFWSAMGYMAVGLLLLIFVVGRLLKPGRRLLKTVIIPLVALVVLIFLLHTSGIGIRWYISGRAPWANAYESMIYVAWATALAGLLFIKRSSMTLALAAFFAGIILFVANLNFMDPEITPLVPVLKSYWLMIHVAVITASYGFFGISFLLGLLTLAFMSAGNPSKVALLQPHIRELRIINEMSLHIGLYLLTAGIFLGAVWANESWGRYWGWDPKETWALITMVVYAFILHARFLPVLRSDYAFSVMSVLGLASVLMTYFGVNYYLSGLHSYGGGDTPPGLTAVFITYACAFALMIYAGYRRARFGK is encoded by the coding sequence ATGAAAAAAGTAAGCTCCTCCCTGAAAGCGATGTTCACCTCGTGGAAGATAACATTGATATTGCTGGTGCATTATGTGATCTTGCTGGCTGCCGCAACTTTTGTCGAGAAGGCGCAAGGGACGGCAATGGCAAGGGAAATAATCTATAACAATCCGCTTTTCTATCTTCTGCAATTTCTCTTGGTACTCAATTTCTGTGCTACTGCCTGGCAAGCACGTCTGTGGAGCCGGCGCAAATACGGAGTCTTACTATTGCATATTTCCTTCATTGTAATTCTGCTGGGAGCATTGGTGACCAATATGTTCGGTTTTGAGGGCATTGTGCATATCAGGGAAGGAGAAACCGTGTCCCATATGCGTACAACGGAAGACCAACGCCCGTTACCTTTTTCCATCCGCCTGGATGACTTTAAGTTAGTTCGTTATCCCGGTTCTCATAGCCCTTCTTCTTTTGAGAGTTTCCTTACCATTCATACGGAAGAGGGAGAACGGAGCGAACACATCTACATGAATAAGGTGATTTACGAACAGGGATACCGGCTCTACCAGTCCTCCTATGATGCCGATGAACAGGGCACCGTCTTGACCGTCAACAATGATACGGCAGGAACAGGTATTACGTATGCCGGATATCTGCTGCTGCTTGCCGGTATGTTGCTGACTCTGGCAGATAAAAAATCCCGTTTCCGCCAACTGGCAAAACAATTGAAACAGGTGACTCCTCTTTTGCTACTGGCTTTTCTTCCCACCCTTTCCTTTGCGCAAAAGGCAGAAACGGAACATCTGCTGAAGAACACCATCCCTGCGGAACAGGCTGAACAATGGGGGAGAATGCAGATACAATGTCCTACAGGCCGTATTGAACCAGTAGATACTTATACGGACAAACTCTTGCGCAAGATCTACCGTAGCGATACTTTCGAAGGACTTAGTTCCGAACAGGTCATTATCGGTTTTCTTATGAATCCGTCTTACTGGGGAAATATTCCCTTTATCCGCCAGACTAATAAAGAATTGCCGCAAGCCTACGCTCTGCCCGAAGGCAAATATATCCGTTTCTTTGATGTATTCAGTGAAGATGGCAGCTATCTGATTTCCGATGCCGTAGACAAGGCATATTCCCGTCCGGCAGCCGAACGTTCGCGGCTTGAAAAAGACCTGTTGAAGCTGGACGAAAAGATTAATATCCTGTATTCCCTGCAACAAGGAAAGATGTTTGCACTGTTCCCGTTGCCGGGAGATACGAGTGGCAAATGGTATTCTCCGGGAGATGATCTGAGTGTGTATTCCGGGAAAGACTCTCTGTTCGTATCGAAAATCATGCCGTGGTATCTGGGAGAAGCTTTTGATGCCTTGCGTACCGGTACATGGGAGAGCGCGGGAGAGGTGCTTTCCATGATGAACGTGTATCAACAGAAGCAGAGCGCCACACCTTTGCTGACGGAGAAGCAAGTGTCGTGGGAATTGTTTTATAATAAAGCACGTTTGTTCTTCTGGTCGGCTATGGGGTATATGGCGGTCGGACTGTTATTGTTGATATTCGTGGTAGGGCGGTTGCTGAAGCCCGGACGCCGTCTGCTGAAAACCGTTATCATTCCCTTGGTGGCGTTGGTCGTACTGATCTTCTTGTTGCATACTTCCGGAATCGGTATCCGTTGGTACATATCCGGGCGTGCCCCCTGGGCCAATGCTTATGAGTCCATGATATATGTGGCCTGGGCTACAGCGTTGGCGGGACTTTTGTTTATCAAGCGTTCCTCCATGACGTTGGCTTTGGCGGCTTTCTTCGCAGGTATCATCCTGTTTGTTGCCAACCTGAACTTCATGGACCCCGAAATCACTCCCCTGGTTCCGGTGTTGAAGTCGTATTGGCTGATGATACATGTGGCTGTAATTACGGCAAGTTATGGCTTCTTCGGTATCAGTTTCCTGCTCGGTCTGCTTACCCTTGCATTCATGAGTGCCGGCAATCCGTCGAAAGTAGCCTTGTTGCAGCCCCATATCCGTGAACTCCGCATCATCAATGAAATGTCCCTGCATATAGGGCTTTATCTGCTGACGGCGGGCATCTTCCTTGGTGCTGTTTGGGCAAATGAGTCGTGGGGACGTTATTGGGGCTGGGATCCTAAAGAGACTTGGGCATTGATTACGATGGTAGTTTATGCTTTTATCCTGCATGCACGCTTTCTTCCCGTTCTCCGTTCGGATTATGCATTCAGCGTCATGTCCGTACTGGGACTTGCTTCGGTACTGATGACTTACTTCGGTGTGAACTACTATCTGTCCGGTCTTCATTCGTATGGCGGAGGTGATACACCGCCGGGACTGACTGCCGTCTTCATTACGTATGCCTGCGCTTTTGCGCTGATGATTTATGCTGGGTATAGGCGGGCGCGTTTTGGGAAATGA
- a CDS encoding phospho-2-dehydro-3-deoxyheptonate aldolase, with product MKTIGLVAGPCSAESRTQMLETARGLKEMGVGILRAGLWKPRSRCGTFEGVGEEGLDWMREIQQELGLRVMTEVALPCHVEAVRKAGLDMIWIGARTTVNPFMMHELAEALRGCDMPVWVKNPVCPDVDLWIGAVERLQQAGLKDIRIIHRGFCTVDSSPYRNAPLWELAERFHTHFPELPFYCDPSHIGGKRELLAAICEKAISLHADGLFIESHCCPQKALSDAAQQLTPPALAELLATLNVSIE from the coding sequence ATGAAAACTATAGGTTTAGTGGCCGGTCCGTGTAGTGCGGAAAGTCGTACGCAGATGTTGGAAACAGCAAGAGGATTGAAAGAGATGGGCGTTGGCATTCTGCGTGCCGGCTTGTGGAAGCCCCGTTCGCGTTGTGGAACATTTGAGGGAGTTGGCGAAGAAGGACTGGACTGGATGCGAGAGATACAACAGGAACTGGGACTTCGGGTTATGACTGAGGTGGCACTTCCCTGCCACGTGGAAGCTGTACGGAAAGCCGGTCTGGATATGATCTGGATTGGTGCGCGTACTACGGTCAACCCTTTTATGATGCACGAACTGGCAGAAGCCCTGCGCGGGTGCGATATGCCGGTATGGGTGAAGAATCCTGTATGTCCCGACGTAGACTTATGGATTGGTGCGGTAGAACGCCTTCAACAGGCCGGACTGAAAGACATCCGCATCATTCATCGTGGCTTCTGCACGGTAGATAGTTCTCCTTACCGCAATGCCCCCCTTTGGGAGTTGGCGGAACGTTTTCATACTCATTTTCCTGAATTGCCTTTCTACTGTGATCCGAGCCATATCGGAGGAAAACGTGAATTATTGGCGGCTATTTGCGAGAAAGCCATATCTTTGCACGCCGACGGTCTGTTTATCGAGTCGCATTGCTGTCCGCAGAAAGCTCTTTCTGATGCTGCCCAGCAACTGACACCACCGGCACTGGCAGAATTGTTGGCTACGTTGAATGTTTCAATAGAATAA
- a CDS encoding two-component regulator propeller domain-containing protein, translated as MRKHILLLITLLATLEVTAQNNENFYFSNLNLKDGLSQISVLKIFQDTKGFIWFGTRNGLNRYDGSEFVIYKHDPKDSLTLSDNHIWSLAEDNDRNLWIGTARGLNKLDLKTNRIKPFVDERYGAFAKSEVRCLTVDSRNRLWIGTTKGLYLYVPAMDVFQRIDLNGKIKDEFISVVYETKQHQILIGTSTKGLFVCDMNMKVQRQLTTRTPGLHLLGNSISTIYEDSNGTLWVGSGLSGLYRINFEKEEMVTYHKGNSVLTSNSVRAISELRGMLLVGTFDGLYTIDLSTNSFWKHTDASLEKGNLSHFSIYSLFVDRSQTVWVGTYAGGVSFSSRFNNRFDFHDPATVFDALFGIYGCMVSTPGGSLYMATEGRGLLDYNLENRQYAYYPIDKASRLQYSQNIIKGLLLEDDILWCGTNKGSIYQFNTRTKKYTFYYQLPGEMSIYSMLRDKDNSLWVITSDSRMGVMRLSDKKELQKHFPINGGKDSCLFASSRCILKLRDGVMLIGSRNDGLIKYDVNREEVVYYDTDEKEPHRLLSNYVTGIVRDSSGRIWIGTFGGGIALYDEEKGIVKTVTKEQGLIENDICSIVEDSDNNLWISASNGISKYNLKTEEFTNYNSLNGIGVYEFTPHSGLLLPNGEICFSGNNGFVTFSPQELQLNSFVPPLVFTKLVVNNQVIEPEDETGILDTVLDGMEEIELSYNQNNISIGYCALNFVFARQNQYATFLKGYDKDWNYIGNRREAYYTNLSPGTYVFEVKASNNDGVWSQQTRKIRIIVHPPLWKTWYAYLFYAIAFVFIMTLIMYYISKKQKLERELQFKQKEKLQLEEFHQAKIRMFTNFSHELRTPLTLIIAPLQDLVSMPEFSSSVKNKLSLIFSNAQRLLLLVNQLMDLRKNQEGKLKLHIAKTDMNLFLQEIYYAFNHLAAKKSIEFTFEKNEERMSAWFDKSIVEKVVFNLLSNAMKFTPNNGKVVFSLSRCTFAELPSEQQAELNKMPADTRFACLSVTDSGKGITEEDMKNIFAPFYQGEDDNKENVGTGIGLSLTRSIVLLHKGTISVSHNQPTGTIFKVYIPISNSVYGKEQLVEDDEEQVVEDVIPSAKEMHFEIEKKWTVLLAEDNDEVRAYVKECLDPYFYVLDVNNGKDALELSLEKYPDLILSDIMMPQMDGLELCSRVKQDLQLGHIPVVLMTAKSMVVHIKEGFSVGADDYIVKPFSMDVLICRINSLLESREKLKKLYGKKFSPEAMGIEIVSGDDRFTQSFFEIIEKNISNPELGVDLLSQELGLSRANLYRKLKAVTELSPTELIRNKRLEIAAKLLLESSYTVSEISVYTGFNSHAYFTNCFKSFYGYSPSEWVQRHNDKGETPK; from the coding sequence ATGAGAAAACATATTCTTTTGCTGATAACCTTGTTGGCGACCCTGGAAGTAACCGCGCAGAATAATGAGAACTTCTATTTCTCGAACCTGAATCTGAAAGATGGTTTGTCTCAGATATCTGTGCTTAAAATATTCCAGGATACCAAAGGTTTCATCTGGTTTGGTACGCGCAACGGATTGAATCGTTATGATGGCAGTGAGTTCGTGATCTATAAACATGATCCGAAAGACTCTCTGACCCTGAGTGATAATCATATCTGGAGTTTAGCCGAAGATAACGACCGCAATTTGTGGATTGGTACGGCACGCGGATTGAATAAACTCGACCTGAAAACCAACCGTATCAAGCCGTTTGTTGACGAACGATACGGCGCTTTTGCCAAAAGTGAAGTACGCTGCCTGACGGTAGACTCTCGTAATCGCCTTTGGATAGGAACTACCAAGGGGCTGTACCTGTATGTGCCTGCAATGGATGTATTTCAGCGTATAGACCTGAACGGGAAGATCAAAGATGAATTTATCTCTGTAGTCTACGAAACGAAGCAGCATCAGATTCTGATAGGCACTTCTACGAAAGGCCTGTTTGTCTGCGATATGAACATGAAAGTGCAACGGCAACTGACCACCCGGACGCCGGGGCTTCATCTGCTTGGCAATAGCATCTCTACTATCTATGAAGATTCAAACGGAACGTTATGGGTGGGAAGCGGACTGAGCGGATTGTATCGCATAAACTTTGAGAAGGAGGAAATGGTGACCTACCATAAGGGTAACAGTGTCCTGACGAGCAATAGCGTCAGAGCCATATCGGAGTTGCGCGGAATGTTGCTTGTCGGTACGTTCGACGGGCTGTATACCATCGATCTTTCCACTAATTCTTTCTGGAAACATACGGATGCTTCCCTTGAAAAGGGGAATCTGAGTCACTTTTCCATTTATTCGTTGTTTGTAGACAGGAGTCAGACGGTATGGGTGGGGACGTATGCCGGTGGAGTGAGTTTCTCCAGCCGTTTTAACAACCGCTTTGATTTCCATGATCCTGCTACGGTGTTTGATGCATTGTTTGGGATATACGGTTGTATGGTTTCCACTCCCGGCGGTTCTTTATATATGGCAACGGAGGGCAGAGGGCTGCTCGATTATAATCTGGAAAACAGGCAGTATGCGTATTACCCGATAGATAAGGCTTCACGGTTGCAGTACAGCCAGAATATTATAAAAGGGCTTCTGTTGGAAGATGATATACTTTGGTGCGGAACGAATAAGGGATCTATCTATCAATTCAATACCCGTACTAAGAAATATACGTTCTATTATCAGCTGCCGGGGGAAATGTCCATTTACTCCATGCTTCGTGATAAGGATAATAGTCTGTGGGTTATAACTTCCGATTCGCGTATGGGAGTGATGCGCTTGTCGGATAAAAAGGAACTTCAGAAACACTTTCCTATTAATGGCGGAAAGGACAGTTGCCTGTTTGCCAGTTCGCGCTGCATACTGAAGTTGCGTGATGGGGTAATGCTGATTGGCAGCCGTAATGATGGTCTGATAAAGTACGATGTAAATAGGGAAGAGGTGGTTTACTATGATACGGATGAGAAAGAGCCTCATCGGTTGCTTAGTAATTATGTGACGGGTATTGTGCGTGATAGTTCCGGTCGTATCTGGATTGGTACGTTTGGTGGCGGTATCGCTTTGTACGATGAAGAGAAAGGAATTGTAAAGACCGTAACGAAGGAACAGGGATTGATAGAGAATGATATTTGCTCCATTGTGGAAGATAGCGACAATAACCTATGGATCAGTGCGAGCAATGGTATTTCGAAATACAATCTGAAGACAGAGGAGTTTACCAATTACAATTCTCTGAATGGAATCGGAGTCTATGAGTTTACTCCCCATAGTGGTTTATTACTGCCCAATGGAGAAATCTGCTTTAGTGGTAACAACGGCTTTGTGACCTTTAGCCCGCAGGAGTTGCAATTAAACTCTTTTGTACCGCCATTGGTGTTCACGAAATTGGTAGTGAATAACCAGGTGATTGAACCGGAAGACGAAACCGGAATATTGGACACCGTGCTGGACGGTATGGAAGAAATAGAACTGAGTTATAATCAGAATAATATCTCTATCGGTTACTGCGCACTGAACTTTGTTTTTGCCCGGCAGAATCAGTATGCCACTTTCCTGAAAGGCTACGATAAAGACTGGAATTATATTGGCAATCGTCGGGAAGCCTACTATACGAACTTAAGTCCGGGAACCTATGTATTTGAAGTGAAGGCTTCTAATAATGATGGAGTCTGGAGCCAACAGACACGTAAGATACGCATCATTGTGCATCCACCCTTGTGGAAAACCTGGTATGCTTACCTGTTTTATGCCATTGCTTTTGTCTTTATAATGACACTCATCATGTATTATATATCGAAAAAGCAAAAGCTGGAGCGTGAATTGCAATTCAAACAGAAGGAGAAACTACAACTGGAAGAGTTCCATCAGGCGAAGATACGTATGTTTACCAATTTCTCCCATGAACTCCGCACTCCGCTTACACTGATTATTGCACCTTTACAGGATCTGGTGTCTATGCCGGAATTCTCTTCCAGCGTGAAGAATAAGCTGAGCCTGATATTCAGTAATGCCCAACGCCTGTTGCTGCTCGTGAATCAGTTGATGGATCTGCGCAAGAACCAGGAGGGTAAATTGAAGTTGCATATTGCCAAAACGGATATGAATCTGTTCCTGCAAGAGATTTACTATGCCTTCAACCATCTTGCAGCAAAGAAATCCATAGAATTTACTTTTGAGAAGAATGAGGAGAGAATGTCAGCATGGTTTGACAAGTCTATCGTAGAAAAGGTGGTCTTCAATCTCTTGTCCAATGCGATGAAGTTTACTCCGAATAATGGTAAAGTTGTGTTTTCACTGTCCCGGTGTACCTTTGCCGAACTTCCGTCGGAACAGCAGGCGGAGTTGAATAAGATGCCTGCCGATACCAGGTTTGCCTGTCTCTCGGTTACCGATTCCGGGAAGGGTATTACGGAGGAAGATATGAAGAATATATTTGCACCTTTTTATCAGGGTGAAGATGACAATAAAGAGAATGTGGGTACGGGTATAGGTCTGAGTCTGACACGCTCAATCGTGCTTCTGCATAAAGGCACTATTTCCGTATCCCATAATCAGCCTACGGGTACGATCTTCAAAGTTTATATTCCGATCAGCAATTCTGTCTACGGCAAGGAGCAGTTAGTGGAGGATGATGAAGAGCAGGTAGTGGAGGACGTTATCCCGTCAGCCAAGGAAATGCACTTTGAGATAGAGAAGAAGTGGACTGTACTTCTGGCGGAAGATAATGATGAAGTAAGAGCTTACGTCAAAGAATGTCTGGATCCTTATTTCTATGTGCTGGATGTAAACAATGGTAAGGATGCACTGGAACTGAGTCTGGAGAAATATCCGGATTTGATACTGAGTGATATCATGATGCCGCAGATGGACGGATTGGAACTGTGCTCACGTGTGAAGCAGGATTTACAGCTTGGGCATATTCCGGTAGTACTGATGACGGCCAAGTCCATGGTGGTTCATATCAAGGAAGGTTTTTCGGTTGGTGCCGATGACTATATCGTGAAACCTTTCAGTATGGATGTGTTGATTTGCCGTATCAACAGTTTGCTGGAATCCCGTGAGAAACTGAAGAAACTATATGGAAAGAAGTTCTCTCCGGAAGCGATGGGTATCGAGATTGTTTCGGGGGATGATCGGTTTACGCAGAGTTTCTTTGAGATCATTGAGAAGAATATCTCTAATCCGGAGCTTGGAGTGGACTTGTTGAGCCAGGAGTTAGGTTTGAGCCGTGCCAACCTGTACCGGAAACTGAAAGCGGTAACGGAGCTTTCTCCAACAGAGTTGATACGTAATAAACGTTTGGAGATAGCTGCCAAACTCTTGTTGGAATCCAGTTATACGGTTTCTGAAATATCGGTCTACACAGGCTTCAATAGTCATGCTTATTTCACCAACTGCTTCAAGTCATTTTATGGCTATTCACCTTCAGAGTGGGTACAAAGGCATAATGATAAGGGAGAAACTCCCAAATAG
- a CDS encoding glycoside hydrolase family 105 protein: protein MKTHKILLILFAAFSGWCGTMNAQDADLKKRMKDADPKVIGTRIVNKFLVTPHTRFGNPRAEKAPNYVTYPDACTWLGALWFSKAVKNKDMQLRLKERFEPLFTTEKKMLPRMVHVDYNVVGAVPLEIHMQKLGDRKYFDLGMKYADTQWEVPADAKPEEKAYAEQGYSWQTRVWIDDMFMITTIQSQAYLATGDRKYIDRAAAEMAMYLEKIQRPNGLFYHAPTAPFFWARGNGWMAAGMSRLLSVLPKDNPNRPVIMEAYKKMMATLLENQDPDGMWHQLIDEPASYKETSGTAMFTYAMLVGVKHGWLDKKTYAPAATKGWLALVSYINDEDEVTNVCEGTNIKNDKNHYMNRKQITGDLHAHAPLLWCATELLTK from the coding sequence ATGAAGACGCACAAGATCTTACTTATCCTATTTGCCGCCTTTTCAGGCTGGTGTGGAACAATGAACGCCCAGGATGCCGATTTGAAGAAACGTATGAAAGATGCCGATCCGAAAGTGATAGGTACGCGTATAGTCAATAAGTTCCTGGTCACCCCTCATACCCGCTTTGGAAATCCGCGGGCGGAAAAAGCTCCCAATTATGTGACTTATCCTGATGCCTGTACCTGGTTGGGCGCCTTATGGTTCAGCAAAGCCGTGAAGAATAAAGATATGCAACTGCGGCTGAAGGAACGCTTTGAACCCTTGTTTACTACAGAAAAGAAGATGCTCCCCCGCATGGTGCACGTAGACTATAACGTGGTGGGGGCTGTTCCCCTCGAAATCCATATGCAGAAGTTGGGCGACCGGAAATACTTCGATCTCGGAATGAAGTATGCCGATACCCAATGGGAAGTTCCTGCCGATGCCAAGCCGGAGGAGAAAGCGTATGCCGAACAGGGCTATTCCTGGCAAACGCGTGTATGGATTGACGACATGTTTATGATAACCACCATACAGTCGCAAGCCTACCTGGCTACGGGTGACCGGAAGTATATAGACCGCGCCGCTGCTGAAATGGCGATGTATCTGGAGAAGATACAACGACCGAACGGTCTTTTCTATCACGCCCCCACAGCCCCTTTCTTCTGGGCACGTGGCAATGGTTGGATGGCTGCCGGAATGTCCCGTCTGCTTTCCGTACTTCCGAAGGATAATCCGAACCGCCCGGTTATTATGGAAGCCTATAAAAAGATGATGGCTACCTTACTCGAAAATCAGGACCCCGATGGCATGTGGCACCAGTTGATCGATGAACCCGCTTCGTACAAAGAGACTTCCGGCACGGCAATGTTCACCTATGCCATGCTGGTGGGTGTAAAACACGGTTGGCTCGATAAGAAAACCTATGCTCCTGCCGCTACAAAAGGATGGCTGGCATTGGTTTCTTATATCAATGATGAAGACGAGGTAACAAACGTATGCGAGGGAACCAATATCAAGAATGACAAGAACCATTACATGAACCGCAAGCAAATCACCGGTGACCTGCACGCTCACGCTCCATTGTTATGGTGCGCTACGGAGTTGTTGACGAAATAA